In the genome of Nitratireductor sp. GISD-1A_MAKvit, the window TATTTTTTGTACCGAACGTTATAAAAATACGCAGGCTTGAGAAATCGGGTCAAGCAAATTATTTACGGTTTGGTACAAAAGGTATTCGTGATGGCAGGACGCGGCAGGCCAAGAGCTTTCGACAGGAATGAAGCCCTGCATCGGGCGATGCGGGTGTTCTGGTCGTGTGGCTATGAGGGCGCTTCAATGAACGAACTCGCCGAGGCCATGGGCATCAACAAACCGAGCCTCTACGCAGCTTTTGGCTGTAAGGAGACGCTTTTTCGCGAGGCAATCGGGCTTTATGAGCGTGAAGAGGGCGCGCCCGTCAGTGAAGCGCTCGAAAACGGTCGGACGGCGAGGGTTTCCATTGAGGCGGCCCTTCGTGTCAACGCCCGAAGCTACGCAAATCCCGAGAACCCACGCGGATGCATGGTGGTCATTTCGGCTCTTGCAGGAGCGCCGGAGAACAGTCCGGTCTGTCGTTTTCTGGCCGAAAACCGGCGCGGCAATGAAGACGGATTCCGCCGCCGGGTAGAGCGTGGAATCGTCGATGGAGACGTGCCCGAAACTGCGAATCCGGGCAGGATTGCCGCCTTCTATGCAACCGTGATGCACGGGCTTTCGATCCGGGCGCGGGATGGTGCAAGTGCTGAGGAACTTGAGCGCGTGGTGGACAGTGCGATTGCCGCCTGGGACGCTATTGCCGGATAGAAACTGCACCCTCGAAGGCATGATCTGATCGTTTTAGCAGAGGGCTGGCGCGAGGCGCACGGGTTTGCCAAACTGTGTGCTTCACAGGAGGAACCTCATGCCCGACACCCAGCCCGTGCCATCCAGCGATCTCAAACCCTGGCAGGCGGTTGCGCCGCTTCTGGTGGATGTGGCGATGGGACGCCAGCCGGCAGATCTGGTGGTGCGTAACGGACGCTGGGTTAATGTGCACTCAGGGGAGGTGATCCCGGCCACAGATATTGCCATCGTCGCAGGGCGCTTTGCCTATTGCGGGCCGGATGCGAGCCACGCGATTGGCGAAAAGACCCGGGTGGTCGATGCCATGGGGCGCTATCTGGTGCCAGGGCTGTGTGATGCGCACATGCATGTGGAAAGCGGGATGGTCACGGTGACGGAATTCTGCCGCGCCGTCATCCCGCACGGTACGACTTCCATGTTTGTTGACCCACATGAGATCGCCAATGTTCTGGGGCTTGGTGGCGTGCGGCTGATGCATGACGAAGCCATGGCGCAGGCGATCAATGTGTTCGTGCAGATGCCATCCTGTGTGCCTTCTGCCCCGGGACTTGAAAACGCCGGCGCAGCACTTTCGGTTGAAGATGTGGCCGAGGCCATGGGGTGGCCCAACATTATCGGACTGGGGGAAGTGATGAATTTTCCCGGCGTTGCGGCCAATGACGCCACCATGACCGGGGCGATCGCTGCAACCGTCGCAGCCGGCAAGACCGTTGGCGGACACTATGCTTCGCCGGATCTCGGGTTGCCGTTCCACGGCTATGTGGCTGGCGGGCCGCAGGACGATCATGAGGGGACACGCCCCGAAGATGCGATTGCGCGGGTAAGGCAGGGGATGAAGGCCATGCTGCGGCTGGGATCTGCCTGGTATGATGTTGCAAGCCAGATCAAGGCGGTGACGGAGCAGGGGCTTGATCCGCGCAATTTCATCCTGTGCACCGATGACAGTCATTCCGGAACGCTGGTCGATGATGGTCACATGGACCGTGTGGTGCGTCATGCCATTGCCCAGGGGCTGAAACCCGTGACTGCGATCCAGATGGCCACGATCAATACGGCGGAGCATTTTGGGCTCGAACGTGAGCTGGGCTCGATTGCTCCTGGCAGGCGGGCCGATTTCCTGATCGTTTCCGAACTCGCGGCACTCGCCATCGACGAAGTGTTTGCGCGGGGTGTAAGGCTGGCGCGGAGGGGAAAACTGGAAGCAGACATCCCCGCCCACGACTATCCCGAAAGCGCAAAGAACACGGTTCGGCTGGGCAAGACGCTGTCAACTGACGACTTCGATATCTTCGCGCCCGATGGCGCTAGCCATGTGCGGGCGCGGGTGATCGGGGTGATCGAGAATCAGGCGCCCACGCGGGCGCTGGAAGTGGAGCTTGGCGTGGAGGATGGCATTGTCGCCATGGACCGCCGCAACGATGTCTGCCAGATCGCGCTGGTGGAGCGACATCGCGGGACCGGCAGGGTGACGAATGGGTTCGTTTCGGGCTTCGGTTACATGGAAGACTGTGCCCTGGCCTCAACGGTTGCGCATGATTCCCATCACATGATCGTTGTCGGGACCAACAAGAAAGACATGGCCCAGGCCGCCAACCGGCTGGGCGAGGTCGGCGGCGGTGTGGTGCTTTTCTCCAAGGGGCGGGAGCTTGCTCTCGTGGAGATGCCGATTGCCGGCCTCATGTCGGATCAACGAGCGGAAGTCGTGGCGCAGAAGGCTGCCAAACTGACAGACGCCATGCGCGCGATGGGCTGCGCGCTGAACAATGCCTTTATGCAGCACTCGCTTCTGGCTCTGGTCGTGATCCCCGAACTGCGGATCTCCGATACGGGCATCATCGACGTGAGCAATTTCCGCAAGGTCGATCTGCTTATCTGAGTGACGTTGATCAGGGCTGACCGCTCTGGCCAACCGCCAGATCGATGACCGTCAGTGGGGTGGTGATGACGATGTCGGCCGCCGTGCCGAATGTCTGTCCGAGGCCACGAACCAGATTTTCGATCTGCCCCCTGACGACATCGTCATCTCTTTCGTTCAATTCTCCCTCGGCGGAAAGACGTTCTCCAAGGAGACGTACGAGGATCGGGTTTTCGGCAAATTTCGTGTGGTTCAGCCAGTCGCCGGAGGACACTTCCGTCACATCGATGACTGTTACGCCGAGGCTCGTGAGGTCTTTTGCGTCGCGATAGTCGCCGAGGCGCGGCTGGTTGCCCGCGATGAAGCCGGACAGGGACAACGCTCGATCATTGCGGGATGTGAGAATGGCAAACGGGCGCTCCGGCACGCCATAGCGGCGCATCTGTCCCTTGAAAACGTCGATGTCGATGTCCGGAGAGGCAAGGACGACGTCCGCCAGCCGGCCGTCAAGGTCTCGGTCACCGGCAATGGCAAGCTGGCGCAGCGCCTCCATCGTCACCCAGCTTCCCATGGAGTGCGCAACCACGTCGATGCGCCGGGCGCCGGCCCGGGCGAGCGTGCGGAGCGTTTCCTCAAGCGCGTCGCGGGCCGAGGTCGCGCTGTTCTGGTCGTAGACGTAGTCTATCGTGCGACCGGCAGAGGGCCAGGAAAAGAGGATCGGCGTCCCGGCATATTCCGAATCGTGAAAGATCTGCGCGGCTCGATAGACGGCTGCATCGAAGCCGGTGTTGTATCCGTGGATGAAAATGAGCGCGCGCCCGTTATGGGCTGCGATATCGTCTCTGAGCGCATTTTCAAAATCGCTATTGCCCGGGTAGAGAATGGCTTTGCGGGCAGCGAAATAGCGGGCCGGATCGGCCACCCTGGGGTTCGGGGCCAGCTCCATCATGCCGGTTTCGTGAACAGCGGGAACCGTGATCTCCACTTTTGCGAACGCGGGTGCGGGTGCGCGACCACCGGCGAAGATCTCACCCGGCCTGTCCGTCTTCATGCGGTTGGTGGCAATGAAAATGCCATGCGTGCCAGCAATCTGCTCCGCGCGGGCAGGAGCGATCGTCTCGGCGATCAACCGGGAAGGGTGCGGGTTCGCACAGCCGGCGAGCATGAGGGCCAGAAACAGAACGAGCAGTTGCTTGAAACTCTGGAGTTGCATTCGACAAGGGGCCTGTTCGTGCTTTCCGGTCCAACATTCCACGGTCTGGTCAACGTTTGTGAGGAACAAGACTCTGATTGAGACCCTATCTCTCCCAGAAAACCGGCGTGAAAATGACGAGAACCGCCAGAATTTCAAGCCTGCCCATCAACATGGCGAAGGCGATGATCCATTTGGCAAGGTCTGGAACGGGGGCAAAGCTGCCGGCCGGCCCCACCACCTGGCCAAGGCCCGGACCGACATTGGTAAGCCCGGTCAAGGCGGCCGAAATGGCCGTGACGAAATCGAGGCCGGTGGCAGCCAGAAGCAGGATGATCACTGCCCAGATGACCAGAAAGGCCGACATGAAGAGCACGACGGCCCGTTGCAGGTCGTCATCGACCGGTCGGTCGCCGTATCGCACTGTAACGATGGTGTTGGGATAGACAAAGCGGCGAAGGCCGTTTGAAAGCAGCTTGAACAGGATCAGGAAGCGGTAGGCCTTGATGCCACCCGTTGTGGAACCGGAACAGCCGCCGAGAAACATGGCAACGAATGCGGCGGCTACGGCGAATGCACCCCATTGCGAATAATCCTCGCTTGCATAGCCCGTGGTGGTGATGATCGACACGAAATTGAATGCCGAGTGGGTGAGCGCATCGAAAAACGTGTGGTCGTGAACGAGCCGCAGATAGACAGCCACGGCAAGAACGAAGATGACGACATACGCTGCAAACACCCGGATCTGCGGATCGCGCAGTGCGTCGAGCCGGCCCCGGATCGCAAACAGGATCAAAATGGAAAAGGGAAGGGCGGAAATGAACATGAACAGCGTGCTTATCCAAAGGATTGCCGGATTGTCGGCGTAAAAACCCATGGAGGCATCGTGGGTGGAAAAACCGGCCGTGGCGATGGTGGTGAGCGCATGGTTGATCGCGTCGAAGGCGCGCATGCCTGCCGCTGCGTAGGCAATCGCGCAGGCCAGGGTGAGCAGCGCATAAATGCTGATCAGGCCCAGGCCGAACGTGGAGAAGCGGTCGAACGGACGGTCTTCGATGTCTGAGGACTCAATACGAAAATAGGAAACGCCACCCACATTCAGGAATGGCAGGACGAAGAGGCCGAGCGCGATCACGCCAAGACCGCCGATCCACTGCAGGATCGAGCGCCAGAGCAGAAGACCGGGCGGCATGCTGTCCAGACCGACGATGACGGTGGCACCGGTTGCGGTGACGCCCGAGACGGATTCGAAAAACGCGTCTGCGATGCTGAATTCCACCGAGGAGGCGAGCATTGGCACGGCTCCGGCAATGCAGGCCGTCATCCACAGAAGATTGACGACAAGAAAGCCGAAACGGGAGGAGATGACCGGTGCGCGCCCCTGCGTGGCGAGCGATACGCCGATGGCGAGGCCCCCGGTGAAGAGTGCCGAAAAGGCGAAAACCTGCCAGTCGTCATTGCCATAGTAAAGATCGACCGCGGCCGGGATGAGCATGGCGACCGAAAGGTAGATGGCAAAAACCGCCGCGATGTGCAGTGCGGCGCGGATGGCGAGATATTGCAAGAACTGAACCTCAGGCTTCTCATCAAAGCGTCTGTTGTCCGGGAAGCGATCCCCCTCCCTGGCGCGAGAGTGGCGTCCCGCGCCCCGATATGCAATAGCCCGTAGGACACAAGGTCAGGATAGGCAAGAGAGCATGGTTGCAGCAGCGCATGAGGGCGGGTTCGTGAATGCGGTCGCAGAGGCTGAAAATGCGCTTCGATCGCTCTTTGCCGAAACGCCGCTCCAGGAAAATGACTATCTCTCCAAGAAAACCGGCGCCCGGGTTTTTCTGAAGCGCGAGGATCTGACTCCGGTCCGTTCCTACAAGATTCGCGGTGCCTTCAATTTCTTTCGCAAGGCCATGGAAACTGGTGATCCAGCGCGCACCTTCGTGTGCGCTTCGGCGGGCAATCATGCCCAGGGCTTTGCCTATGTCTGCCGTCATTTCGGCTGCAGGGGCGTGGTTTTCATGCCGGTTACGACGCCGCAGCAGAAAATCGACAAAACGCGTATTTTTGGCGGAGAATTCGTTGAAATCCGGCTGATCGGCGATTTTTTCGATGATTGCTATCGCGCTGCGCTT includes:
- a CDS encoding TetR/AcrR family transcriptional regulator — protein: MAGRGRPRAFDRNEALHRAMRVFWSCGYEGASMNELAEAMGINKPSLYAAFGCKETLFREAIGLYEREEGAPVSEALENGRTARVSIEAALRVNARSYANPENPRGCMVVISALAGAPENSPVCRFLAENRRGNEDGFRRRVERGIVDGDVPETANPGRIAAFYATVMHGLSIRARDGASAEELERVVDSAIAAWDAIAG
- the ade gene encoding adenine deaminase — translated: MPDTQPVPSSDLKPWQAVAPLLVDVAMGRQPADLVVRNGRWVNVHSGEVIPATDIAIVAGRFAYCGPDASHAIGEKTRVVDAMGRYLVPGLCDAHMHVESGMVTVTEFCRAVIPHGTTSMFVDPHEIANVLGLGGVRLMHDEAMAQAINVFVQMPSCVPSAPGLENAGAALSVEDVAEAMGWPNIIGLGEVMNFPGVAANDATMTGAIAATVAAGKTVGGHYASPDLGLPFHGYVAGGPQDDHEGTRPEDAIARVRQGMKAMLRLGSAWYDVASQIKAVTEQGLDPRNFILCTDDSHSGTLVDDGHMDRVVRHAIAQGLKPVTAIQMATINTAEHFGLERELGSIAPGRRADFLIVSELAALAIDEVFARGVRLARRGKLEADIPAHDYPESAKNTVRLGKTLSTDDFDIFAPDGASHVRARVIGVIENQAPTRALEVELGVEDGIVAMDRRNDVCQIALVERHRGTGRVTNGFVSGFGYMEDCALASTVAHDSHHMIVVGTNKKDMAQAANRLGEVGGGVVLFSKGRELALVEMPIAGLMSDQRAEVVAQKAAKLTDAMRAMGCALNNAFMQHSLLALVVIPELRISDTGIIDVSNFRKVDLLI
- a CDS encoding alpha/beta hydrolase, with the translated sequence MQLQSFKQLLVLFLALMLAGCANPHPSRLIAETIAPARAEQIAGTHGIFIATNRMKTDRPGEIFAGGRAPAPAFAKVEITVPAVHETGMMELAPNPRVADPARYFAARKAILYPGNSDFENALRDDIAAHNGRALIFIHGYNTGFDAAVYRAAQIFHDSEYAGTPILFSWPSAGRTIDYVYDQNSATSARDALEETLRTLARAGARRIDVVAHSMGSWVTMEALRQLAIAGDRDLDGRLADVVLASPDIDIDVFKGQMRRYGVPERPFAILTSRNDRALSLSGFIAGNQPRLGDYRDAKDLTSLGVTVIDVTEVSSGDWLNHTKFAENPILVRLLGERLSAEGELNERDDDVVRGQIENLVRGLGQTFGTAADIVITTPLTVIDLAVGQSGQP
- a CDS encoding TrkH family potassium uptake protein, with amino-acid sequence MQYLAIRAALHIAAVFAIYLSVAMLIPAAVDLYYGNDDWQVFAFSALFTGGLAIGVSLATQGRAPVISSRFGFLVVNLLWMTACIAGAVPMLASSVEFSIADAFFESVSGVTATGATVIVGLDSMPPGLLLWRSILQWIGGLGVIALGLFVLPFLNVGGVSYFRIESSDIEDRPFDRFSTFGLGLISIYALLTLACAIAYAAAGMRAFDAINHALTTIATAGFSTHDASMGFYADNPAILWISTLFMFISALPFSILILFAIRGRLDALRDPQIRVFAAYVVIFVLAVAVYLRLVHDHTFFDALTHSAFNFVSIITTTGYASEDYSQWGAFAVAAAFVAMFLGGCSGSTTGGIKAYRFLILFKLLSNGLRRFVYPNTIVTVRYGDRPVDDDLQRAVVLFMSAFLVIWAVIILLLAATGLDFVTAISAALTGLTNVGPGLGQVVGPAGSFAPVPDLAKWIIAFAMLMGRLEILAVLVIFTPVFWER